The following are from one region of the Acidobacteriota bacterium genome:
- a CDS encoding amino acid adenylation domain-containing protein: protein MSHRVHSDLSPLPVVDSTSGPRRHPELLHEFFERAAIRWPDHVAVEVPPGLGRPQRRFVTYAQLNEQADALATALRQRTSGECVIAIQLPRTSEHLYVAQLAVLKAGAAYACIDPAFPDAQAEEILRDSNAIALLTDRDGAERAVTCGLDPGLTIDVVDWCRQEGLPFASAGAPAWVTPRDLAYVIYTSGTTGRPKGVMIEHGSAANLVAADIDELNVSSADRVSQNSSSAYDSSVEEIWLGWAVGATLVVMDEDTARLGPDLVAWLQREHITVLCPPPTMLRAMGCADPLTALPDLRFVYVGGEALPRDVADRWAPGRLLINGWGPTECTVTAIRTEIRAGDPISIGRPVPGLQAFILDEHLEQVPDGVKGELCIAGIGLARGYRHREALTAERFPHHPTHGRIYRTGDLATRQPDGLFFYHGRIDGQVKIRGYRVELEAIETRLSECPGVREAACRVQEDEAGQTLVAFVVPERPDAVPTADELKAAIRGVLPAYMVPSRFGVLKALPRTVGGKVSRTALPILEAGGNGHADGVADRPAATPRSPIEIRIEAAIRDVLRRKDPISIHDDFFSDLGGDSLHAAMLVSLLRDDPSTASVTVRDVYVAPTIARLAHKVAAAPHQGAPREASAPRVEGRPVFATIVQLAWLTAGLLVVSPAAYLITFTLAPAVVNRLGLGVFILAAPWLSMAALVLYTPLAALAAIAIKRVLIGKYEPLTAPVWGGFYVRNWIVQRAVRLVPWRLLEATLFQQTVLRALGARIGKGVHIHRGVNLLSGGWDLLDIGDDVTISQDAALNVVDYEDGQVVLAPVTLGSGVTIETRGGVAGWAVMAPDSQLAALSYLPRGASVPGGERWDGVPAAPAGAAAIRPSIADGSHEWSPASHGILMILARTGFAALRLVPLALLTVAAASVLGVEARHVVAWLNAPTVGASWLVPLLIVILAASPLTLMLEIGLMRALGRVPEGVISRWSLAYIRVWLKTSLVHKAGEWLSGTMFWPTWLRLTGMTIGPNCEISTILDLVPELVEIGGETFFADGIYIGGPFVHRGTVTLSRTHVGDDSFAGNHAVIPSGQHLPDGILVGVSTRADDQLMRPHTSWFGHPPFELVKREIVEVDRSLTHEPSWIRYINRMLWEAARSALPIGSALVGLAWLKTLAAADDMVPSAVVLWGVMPLVTLGTGAAFCLLVFALKWGLLGRVRPGVHPLWSCWCSRWDFFFVAWQVYARFPLSYLEGTLLLPWYLRAMGMQIGRHVVLGGGYSQVVDPDMLQFEDEATVCCQFQAHTFEDRVLKIDRVRVRRRASVGDAGVLLYGADVGEDTLVLPHSVIMKRERLLPGCTYAGCPTQPV, encoded by the coding sequence ATGAGTCATCGAGTCCACAGCGATCTGTCGCCCCTGCCGGTCGTGGACTCGACGTCCGGGCCGCGTCGGCACCCTGAACTGCTGCACGAGTTCTTTGAACGTGCCGCGATACGCTGGCCGGACCATGTCGCGGTTGAAGTGCCGCCGGGCCTCGGGCGGCCGCAGCGACGGTTCGTCACCTACGCTCAACTCAACGAGCAGGCAGACGCGTTGGCCACAGCGCTTCGCCAGCGCACGTCGGGCGAGTGCGTTATCGCAATTCAGCTGCCTCGCACTTCCGAACATCTGTATGTGGCCCAGCTGGCCGTGCTCAAGGCAGGCGCCGCGTACGCGTGCATCGATCCGGCGTTCCCCGATGCCCAGGCCGAGGAGATTCTGCGCGATTCGAACGCGATCGCGCTGCTCACCGACCGCGACGGAGCTGAGCGCGCCGTGACGTGCGGGCTCGATCCGGGCTTGACGATCGACGTGGTCGACTGGTGCCGCCAGGAGGGATTGCCCTTCGCATCGGCAGGAGCGCCGGCGTGGGTGACGCCCCGGGATCTCGCCTACGTGATCTACACCTCGGGCACGACGGGACGGCCCAAGGGCGTCATGATCGAGCACGGCAGCGCCGCGAACCTCGTGGCTGCCGACATCGACGAACTCAACGTGTCCTCGGCCGACCGCGTGTCGCAGAACTCCTCGTCGGCCTACGACTCCTCGGTCGAGGAGATCTGGCTGGGCTGGGCGGTGGGCGCCACGCTTGTGGTGATGGACGAAGACACGGCAAGGCTTGGGCCGGATCTGGTGGCGTGGTTGCAGCGCGAACACATCACGGTGCTCTGTCCGCCGCCCACGATGCTTCGCGCGATGGGATGCGCCGACCCGTTGACCGCACTGCCCGACCTTCGGTTCGTCTACGTCGGCGGCGAGGCGTTGCCCAGGGACGTGGCCGATCGATGGGCTCCCGGCCGCCTCCTGATCAATGGCTGGGGACCCACCGAGTGCACCGTGACCGCCATCCGCACGGAGATTCGGGCGGGCGACCCGATTTCGATTGGCCGTCCCGTGCCCGGACTTCAGGCGTTCATCTTGGATGAGCACCTCGAACAGGTTCCCGATGGCGTCAAGGGCGAGCTGTGCATAGCCGGCATCGGGCTGGCAAGAGGGTATCGCCATCGGGAGGCGCTGACAGCGGAACGCTTCCCGCATCACCCGACGCACGGCCGCATCTACCGCACCGGCGATCTAGCCACGCGCCAACCCGACGGCCTCTTCTTCTATCACGGCCGGATCGACGGGCAAGTGAAGATCAGGGGCTACCGCGTGGAACTCGAGGCGATCGAGACGCGGTTGTCAGAATGCCCGGGCGTTCGCGAAGCCGCGTGCCGCGTGCAGGAAGATGAAGCCGGACAGACACTGGTGGCGTTTGTGGTGCCGGAGCGACCCGATGCGGTGCCGACCGCGGACGAACTGAAAGCGGCCATCCGGGGCGTGCTGCCGGCCTACATGGTGCCCAGCCGCTTCGGCGTGTTGAAGGCACTGCCGAGGACCGTGGGCGGCAAGGTGAGCCGGACCGCGCTGCCGATCCTCGAGGCGGGCGGCAACGGCCATGCCGATGGCGTGGCAGACCGGCCCGCGGCCACTCCCCGGAGCCCGATCGAGATCCGGATCGAGGCGGCCATTCGCGACGTCCTCCGGCGCAAGGATCCGATCTCGATTCACGACGACTTCTTCTCTGATCTCGGCGGGGATTCGCTGCACGCGGCGATGCTTGTCTCGCTGTTGCGCGACGACCCGTCCACTGCGAGCGTGACCGTCCGGGACGTGTACGTCGCGCCGACCATCGCCAGGCTGGCCCACAAGGTGGCCGCAGCCCCGCACCAGGGGGCGCCGCGGGAGGCCTCCGCGCCACGTGTCGAGGGACGTCCCGTCTTCGCCACCATCGTTCAGCTCGCATGGTTGACTGCGGGCCTGCTGGTCGTGTCGCCCGCGGCATATCTGATCACATTCACGCTCGCGCCAGCAGTAGTCAATCGCCTTGGCCTTGGCGTGTTCATCCTCGCGGCTCCGTGGCTGTCGATGGCGGCACTGGTCCTCTACACGCCACTGGCGGCGCTCGCGGCGATCGCCATCAAGCGCGTGTTGATAGGGAAGTATGAGCCGCTGACCGCGCCGGTGTGGGGCGGGTTCTACGTCCGCAACTGGATCGTGCAGCGGGCGGTGCGGCTGGTGCCGTGGCGGCTGCTCGAGGCCACCCTGTTTCAGCAGACGGTGCTGCGCGCGCTCGGCGCCCGCATCGGCAAGGGCGTGCACATCCATCGGGGCGTCAACCTGCTGTCGGGCGGATGGGATCTGCTGGACATTGGAGACGATGTCACGATCAGCCAGGACGCGGCGCTCAACGTCGTGGACTACGAGGACGGGCAGGTCGTGCTCGCTCCCGTGACGCTCGGCTCGGGCGTCACGATCGAGACCCGCGGCGGTGTCGCTGGCTGGGCCGTCATGGCGCCTGACAGTCAACTGGCCGCGCTGTCGTACCTGCCGCGTGGCGCGAGCGTGCCAGGTGGAGAGCGATGGGACGGCGTTCCAGCCGCACCAGCGGGCGCGGCCGCGATTCGGCCGTCGATCGCAGATGGATCGCACGAGTGGTCGCCCGCATCGCACGGCATCCTCATGATCCTGGCGCGCACCGGGTTTGCCGCGCTGCGCCTGGTGCCGCTGGCGCTGCTGACCGTGGCCGCCGCCAGCGTTCTGGGCGTCGAGGCCCGGCACGTGGTGGCGTGGTTGAACGCGCCGACGGTTGGCGCCTCGTGGCTGGTTCCGTTGCTGATCGTGATCCTGGCCGCGTCGCCGTTGACGCTCATGCTGGAGATCGGGTTGATGCGCGCCCTCGGACGCGTGCCCGAGGGAGTCATCAGCCGGTGGAGCCTGGCGTACATTCGCGTGTGGCTGAAGACGAGTCTGGTGCACAAGGCCGGCGAATGGCTGAGCGGCACGATGTTCTGGCCCACGTGGCTCCGTCTCACGGGCATGACCATCGGTCCCAACTGCGAGATCAGCACGATTCTCGATCTGGTGCCCGAACTGGTCGAGATCGGGGGAGAGACCTTCTTCGCCGATGGCATCTACATCGGTGGACCGTTCGTGCATCGCGGCACCGTGACCCTCTCGCGGACACACGTCGGGGATGATTCGTTCGCGGGGAACCACGCCGTGATTCCATCCGGCCAGCATCTGCCGGACGGCATCCTGGTCGGCGTCAGCACGCGGGCCGACGACCAGTTGATGCGGCCGCACACGTCCTGGTTCGGCCATCCGCCGTTCGAACTGGTCAAGCGGGAGATCGTCGAAGTCGACCGCAGTCTGACGCACGAGCCGTCGTGGATCCGCTACATCAACCGGATGCTGTGGGAGGCGGCGCGGTCGGCCCTGCCGATCGGATCCGCGCTGGTTGGCCTCGCCTGGCTGAAGACGCTGGCCGCGGCCGACGACATGGTGCCATCGGCCGTGGTGCTATGGGGTGTGATGCCGCTCGTCACGCTCGGCACGGGCGCGGCGTTCTGTCTGCTGGTGTTCGCACTCAAGTGGGGATTGCTCGGTCGCGTGCGGCCCGGTGTGCATCCGCTCTGGTCGTGCTGGTGCAGCCGGTGGGATTTCTTCTTCGTCGCCTGGCAGGTGTACGCGCGGTTCCCGTTGTCGTACCTTGAAGGCACGCTGCTGCTGCCGTGGTACCTGCGCGCGATGGGCATGCAGATCGGCCGGCACGTCGTGCTCGGCGGCGGCTACTCGCAGGTGGTCGATCCCGACATGCTGCAGTTCGAAGACGAGGCGACGGTGTGCTGCCAGTTTCAGGCGCACACCTTCGAGGACCGCGTACTCAAGATCGACCGCGTCAGGGTTCGCCGCCGCGCGAGCGTGGGCGACGCGGGCGTGCTGCTCTATGGCGCCGACGTGGGCGAGGACACCCTTGTGCTGCCGCACAGCGTGATCATGAAGCGCGAACGGCTGCTCCCCGGGTGCACGTACGCCGGCTGCCCGACGCAGCCGGTGTAG